From Brassica rapa cultivar Chiifu-401-42 chromosome A06, CAAS_Brap_v3.01, whole genome shotgun sequence:
TAAAGATTTTTCCAAAATTATTCTACCTCATTTAATCTCGAAATTGTAGGAGAAATAAATTACAACCAGGATATGTGGCATTGTAGCATTCTGGTATGAATGTGTTGATGATCACTTACTGTTATGGTTGTGGCACCAATCCAAACTCAAAGATGCTAATTATATAAGtcttattcaaaatttaaaggTGCTATAATCAATGACGCTTGTAACAAAATTGATAGTATGTAGATTTATAAGACTCCATAACTTTTTTGAtgatacaaaaacaaaacaggTAACTATATATTGCTAAAACTGTTATTTTTACTGATAttgttaaaatgttaaatttaattaatataaatggaaaaaatataatataaatgaaCCATCCGATAAGTAATCCAACTCCAAAATAGCACCGTAATTTAGCGTACAACAAAAGCAAACGTAACCTACCTATTGGAAGCTTTGTGTCTCGTCCCGAAATTTTTAAATCTACCTTGTCTAATATATGTACAAATGTTTATGAGAATCAAAATcctatattgttttttttttaagtctgAACAAATCGGCAAGATGTGTATCAAAACCATTTCATCGCGTGCATTCTGATGGGTTAAGGACTTAAGGCACAGTAAGTGCATGAGAATGACGAGTCGTGTCGTGCATGCATGGTTGTTCTGGGACATGGTTTGCCCCTAGAGTCCTCTTTTATTAAATATACGTAAACTTGTGGTGTAGTTTTACGTATGATATGTTGCTGTCCAATTGCTTTTATTGATTGATATGATCACCAACTTCTTGCTTATAACGGTCCACCTGCAAACTGTAGAACGACATACAAATTCTCATCTTGATTATATTTTCAACATATTATATTGTTTGGAGTGTTAGCTCTCTAATTTTATTGACATAACGGATCACATATTCTATTTAATTTGGTTAGCATAAGCGAGATTTTGCATGTATGCCACACTTAGATAAACATGAATTTCATGACCAAAAATCTAAATTATACCAAATAAAACTACTTGGGTTTGCGTTGTTAATTACGTCACTGCATTGGTATATATGTTGACTGATGTCAATCTAATTATATTAGGCTGTATTGCATAACTTAAAGGCGCCTATTATATACTGTGAAAGTGTGAATACTACGAATCCGAATACTACAactgattatttatttatagtaatCGTTTTTGAAAATGTGCTCTTGCTAGTGTGTCTTATGCTCCCTTTGTATAGGATTTTTTAGTGGCTACAGATTAtccctttttttcttcttatttgtttttatacttTAAGAAAGTGtacttattaaattaataatgttttaagtGCTTTATCAGTGTATCGTATCATTAGGCTATGATTAAGCTATTAATAAACCTTATTTGTTTCTATACATGTACGATGAATTCATATTCGGCGTCCGACTTAAGTGGTAAGAACTAAGAACTATTGCTATAAGATGCATAGTActcattttgaatttttaacatACATGATACATGGTAGATTAGTTTTTTCAGATATTATGGATAGGAGTTTAACTTATTAAATTAACTTAGTTTGTTTAACTTACATATACATACGAGAATTACATGCGTCTAATATAATTGTAATCTTCATTAAAGTCGCACTTGGgacaaaaacaattcaatttaaCTAACAAATTGTGGTAAAATAGAATCAAATTATTGGATACTCTTGTCCATGACATTTGAGACCATGTCTCTGTCACTCTTGTCCCCTATCTTATTTATCATGATTAATATTCAGTAAAATCAACTCAAATAATTACTTTTctcattaatttattttaaatttaaagtaGTTTCACGAAAGTAAAACAACTGAAGCATTGGTAAGTGAATTCCTTGGGAGAGATTGTGGAAGTGCGGTTACTAGTTACTTCCTCcatcttataataaaaatagatttttgcacatatattatgaagaaaactgatatttttttttatatttatctcTATTTAGTAccgttttgtttaattttattaatttatgaattaaaactaaaaataaaaaaactagaaaTTTATTTAATACTTATAtcgaaaatgtaaaataacatttataataaaataaatttgaaaacttaaaataacatttaatacGAAATAGAGAGAATAGtgaatttttttggtcaactacTGGTTAgtgaatttaaattttgaaaaattaattatttttgttataggATACAGTATATTATTAGAACATAAAACCATCAAACAATTTACTAGCTAGTAAAGAAAATTGGATCTAATTTTCATTGCGTTTGACTCATATTCAAAGACTCCATAATTGATTGGTTGGTAATTAAACTAAATGAGTAGAGTCGTAGTTATTTGCTCCAAAGTGTTGAAAATACAAACCAGTGATAAAGTAAaccataataaattttatttttatgagtgGATCCCAACAAGTGACAGTAAATAACATCGACCTCTATTTGCTATCTAAATTATTGACAAAGGGTAGAAAAATCTGTGTTTCCTATTTTCATGCTTTTCAACTCATCTCCAAAGATCTATGATCTTCATCTCAGGCACTTCTTGATATCAAAGTTCTGGCTAATTTAGTCATTAATTAATCCAAATTATAACTACGAGCTGATCAACCTAAGTACTAGTAGTAAACTCATTTTGTGGAAACACttacatttatatataattaacctCACTCATGATAAAACTGTATTGatccaaaattaattaatccACCCCAAACCAAAGtaagtaattatttatattagaaACTAAAACAATTAATTCATCTGGAGATAATACGATTCGTGGTCAAACGAGTTGTTTCGTAGACGGGAAGCTCTTCGCGATACCTTTCGATCCCTATGGACGATAGATTATCCAATTCAAACAGGTCAGAGCTCGCGCAACTCGCAGCATCATCGTCatcgtcgtcgtcttcttcttcgacGTCTTTATTCTCCCGGTAAGTTCTGATAAGCTCCTTGGCGGCCTCAATCACGCGACGATTCTCCTCCATAACTCGGCTTTGATGGTGGCGAATGGACTCTCGTTGCTTGGAGTCTTCGTCGAGGATGACGTTGACGGGGCAGAAACGAACAGACCGTTTCGATTTTTCGCTGGACGACGTCGTTTTGCTCAAACAAGATCTGGAGAAGGAAGACGCTGACGAGCAAGTGGTGTGTGATGACGTGGCGGTGGAAACGGTTTTATTCGGTTTCTTCGTGTTTCCTGTGAAGAGAGAGTTAAGGAACGTGGCGAGGCGTCCGCCGGGAGAGATCGGCTGCTTCACTTTCTTCAAATCGCTGTACATCTTCAACGCCTTCGATTTCACTTTATTGTTAGGTCGCTCGAGTCTCTCCACGGCGGTTCGAATCGGCTTAGGATGGTGGTGAATCGCCGGCGGAGAGCGAGACGAGCGAGTTCGTTTGTAGAAGGAGTCTGACTCGGAGGAGGAGAATCCGCTCGAGTCGGAGGAGCTGGAGCTTGAGTGCTTGAAGAAAACTGGCTCGACGGTGTTTATTTCGGCGGTTTTGCGGCGGTTAACGGCGAAATCGTCGGCGGTTTTGCGGCGGTTAAGGAGGATTTTCTCGAGGCAGACGCGATTCTCATCAAGAGAGGCGGCGCGGTTCTGTTTCTTCCTCATGGAGACGTCGGAGGAGTCGTCGGTGGAGCGGTAGATTTGGTCGAGGAGAGAGGAGGAGAAGGAAGGATGGCGGTGGTCGCGGCGGCGGTACTGGTGGTCTGTAGTGTTGTTATCCCAAGGATCCATGAGATTTTTAGAGTTTATATAGAGGAAGGAGGTAATGATAGTGTTGGAGTTTCGGGTGAAGAGCGAGAGAGAAtgatgaaagagagagagagagaagcacgCTTTGTTCTCTTCTTGTGAGCTGAGagtgaggaggaggaagaagaagaagaagaagaaagaagagagggTCTTATCAGCCAAATGTTACTCACTGCCACGTGTCTTATTATTTTCCTATGGGTAAACATTCGGTATTTACTTAGGTGGAAGTGCCAGACGGGAATATAGTTGTTGGCAACAAACAATGTATATTACTGTATTTAACTCTTTTTATTAAggatttttagtaattaaacccctcaactaaagatgaatcgtaaaaaaaaccctcaactaaaaatcctgtgaaataaaccctcaactttagttccgttaacatatattaccctccgtctaaaaaaccgtgacggagggtgacatatgttaacggtttataagttgagggtttataatgttgaaaacttagttgagggttttttttacgattcaaaaatagttgaggggttttatcactaaaagtcattaaagggtttttaagttatttattatccatttatacattgttttagattgatttgtaagcctttaaaactaatttatatttttagtatattaatctattataaaattaatttatacatcttaaattaataattttcaacacgatttacaacttattataacttcaaaatattaaattatttgatatttggcaatagtgatataaaaaaaattgtgtgtttatatcgtcattttcaaatatcaaataattgaaagtttctaagttatattaagtcttaagtagtgttgaggataattcatccatgaagtcaatctttctatttggagtatgacgtactttttcttattttcattattttcgtCATCAGGCTCATACTTTCCTATTTTcctatattgttcttgatttattgtattactttatgttttaaatatattattgatcaagaaaataaaaatataatgtagttattcagaaatcaatgagaataaaaataatcatgcattattttggaGGGAGAGAAGTATGAATCGGATGacagaaatcatgaaaataggaaaaagtgcgtcatactctaaatagaaagattgacttcatggatgaattatctcgacattacttaagacttaatataacttagaaactataaactatttcatatttgacaatgacgatataaacacacaaatttttttatatcactattgccaaatatcaaataatttaatatttcaaagttataataagttgtaagtagttttaaaaattataaaatttaagatgtataaattaatatacaaatatattaatgtattaaaatttataaattagttttaaaggcttataaatcttaaaacaatgtataaatgataataaataatttaataatatttaatgacttttagtgataaaacccctcaactaaagatgaatcgtaaaaaaaaccctcaactaaaaatccagtgaaataaaccctcaacttataaaccgttaacatttgttaccctccgtcacggttttttagacggagggtaacatatgttaacggaactaaagttgagggtttatttcactggatttttagttaagggttttttttacgattcatctttagttgaggggtttaattactaaaaaccattttattaattattaattatttttattcatgAATAATTAACTTGGTAGGTCTTACTTTTACTAGTTAACCATGTGAGTTTTTTTTACCTAACATAGCTTTGTgggaaaatagtttttttttttcaattaagcTTTCGATGGGTGGTTATCTaatgattataaaaaataaacaaaagagtaAAGAAATTGAATATACAAAAGTATGAATTATTTTAGCAATATTCTCACTCAAATTGGagaaaatgacatttatttataagtttgtttatacattaacaaaaaaaagaattaaacacatgtataaataatttgacaaaatttgatttagttattataagaaaatattgcatactgttttttaaaaaaatggtcAAGCTTTAAAAAACTAATACTCCCTTTGTATCATTTTAAGAGATGTTTAAGGTTTttgcacaaatattaaaaaaatataaacttttatGTGATTAGCTTGGTTacataaaataacattaaataaaattaattcaactaataaaaaatgtaatattttataattggttaaaaatttcaaatgatATTAAATTTCACATAGAATATCTTTAAACACCAGTTAAACTGATACGGAGGGAGTGGTGAATATACCAAAAcactaaaattaataaaacaaaagtatAACTTGCATCTTGTTTTTAGATTCAGACATAAGTGGAAAAACGATTTTTCTAATTACTATTTCGTATTTTCACTAGTTCAATTCCTTTTGTTTTCTCCTGATTTTCTTATTACCTGATTCAGACCATTCAGAATTTCAGATCACTCgttactttttttcttctttttatcatTTAGACAGCTTTACACACGATTTCATGAATGTGAAATCAAATTGTGACACAACCAGAACACTAATTAATATGTACAAGACAATCGGTTACAAACCTTGATCATCGGCCATAACTTGTAAAAACAAAAGTTGTACGTGTATTTCataacacaaaaaattataaatcgtTGATTTATTACAGCAAATCCAGTGTTGATACTTGGGTCCATTACagcttttcttttcaaaatttatatattcgtgaatactattatatatatatatatgttttcaacTAGTCTAATTATATATTAGGTACTATACACTAAACTGTTCTGGAATTAGCAGTTATTCAGTATGAGtgattagaaaaatataacattacaTGTTTTATACTATACATAGATCTTTCTAAAAAGAATTAAATATCGAAGTTGTCATTTACATTACTTTGAGAACTTTGGATTTTTGAAGAAATATGATCACAAAAGCTTCTTACCGTTTAAACGTTCCACAAATAtgtgtactttttttttttgctgaaaagGACTAGaatctaaatatataagaaaGATAATCTATGCTAgtacaaaaaaattcaaaacttaaAACTAAAAGTACATATTGCTATCTTTAGATATGATTGTGTAAACAATAATTGTAACGCATACACTTAAAATGAAGGCACGGTTTGTCAAACTTCAAGAGAAAATCTAGGGCAAAGGGACCAGAAAAGTAAACCCTAGGGATATACATAGGATTCGCTTTGTATGTGAACGCCTTAACGGTGCGATGTGAATCAAAAATGGCTAAAAGAAAGATTATAGAGAATGAATAGTCAAGCAATGCGGCTAAGAGGCTCAGTCACATAATTTGACCCAACACCAACACTGAGACAATCCTCATGAACAGATATTAATTATGTTGCAAGCCACTACCTTGATACTATGgcaattttaacttttaaaagagTTTATTCACATACTTTGATTGTCTTCATTGTTGAAATCTCTAACTTGTCTTTTATTTCCCCAAAAGTAATTATTAACTTTCACTACTCGATCATGCTTTGAAATCATTCTATGTTCCCCAATTTGTTTCACGTTTATCGTTTCCTTTTCATAAGCTAATCAAACTAATTGTTATTAGTGCATCCATCGTAGTTGATAATTATTGGATCTACCACGTTAATTCGTACTTGATATATGGAGAAGCTTAATGACTATCCTAAGAAATACAATGGCTTATTTTTCGGACAACTCAGGAAGTCAACGTCAATCAAACGTGTACGTACATacatatattgatatatatttttaatatttttaattttctataggTAAGCGATTAACATAATGCTTTCGGTTAATAAAGAAACATGTAACAGTTTTATTAAGTTGTGGTAGAGAAGTATTTAATTTAGTCAGTCTTTCGCATGTGATTTCTAcctaaaagtattttaaaacagTTAGTTAAAAGAAGGAAtttctatttatatttaatGTCCACTGACCAATAGGAATTAATTGTTTCATATTtagtattcttttaaaaaaagaaacaaagtatTATCAATTCATatcatgattttaaaataaaaaataaaaataaaaaatagtactagttgcaaaaaaagaattaaaaaaatattttaacactGCCAGCAAAAGACTAAAACCTTAAATCATAAATCCTAAACCATTGGATAAGTTTAGTGTGCCCCAACCCTTATCTTAGcataataataatcaaaataattaacttATTATAATACTAATGATATACTTTACATGCGTTATACGTATTCGTATTAATATTAAACAAATTTCATCGTAAATTGTACTTTACTAATGTTTTTGTGgtttaaatatatgttaaattaagATAATAGTAATTAAAGTTGATGAAAGCATGTTCGAATGATACTGATTTGTTATATGATTACTTCGTGGGCTaagttttaaaattgaaatttgttttcttcCACGGGGACGACACAAAACAAGTAATAAGGTGAATCGttttcttttaagaaaaaaaactatgtcCAGCTCTTTACAATCTTTGCTTTTTTTGTTCTTAGCTTTCTATATTTTCTTGCATATGTAGATAACATATATACTCAGATGAAATAAATGCTGGTATAATAAAATGCACTAATTGATAAgttttaagtattttctaattatattgttcaaaaataaaataacttgtTTGTGACACATTCGAAAATGCAGTGTAAAATGATCGTCCCTTCCAATCCACGACACATCCCACTCATAGCACCTTCTTTTCTAAGCGGACCCGTCCTCGTACACTTTTGCTATTCTTTTTCCTTTTATACAGAACAAAACAGATATTAActtgtatatattaattttttttttgtaaataacttgTATATATTATTCAATCTCGTATTCCTGTCTTAGATCAAACGAAACGACTCTATATATACAGATACTCACAAGATATGTGCTTAACGTGCAAGCACATAAACATGCTTCTAAAACATTAAATAGTTTTTTCTTATATTCAGAACACCTTTCATAGTTGAGACAATAACTCTTGCACTTATATTCAAAATACATAAT
This genomic window contains:
- the LOC103871064 gene encoding protein BIG GRAIN 1-like B, with the translated sequence MDPWDNNTTDHQYRRRDHRHPSFSSSLLDQIYRSTDDSSDVSMRKKQNRAASLDENRVCLEKILLNRRKTADDFAVNRRKTAEINTVEPVFFKHSSSSSSDSSGFSSSESDSFYKRTRSSRSPPAIHHHPKPIRTAVERLERPNNKVKSKALKMYSDLKKVKQPISPGGRLATFLNSLFTGNTKKPNKTVSTATSSHTTCSSASSFSRSCLSKTTSSSEKSKRSVRFCPVNVILDEDSKQRESIRHHQSRVMEENRRVIEAAKELIRTYRENKDVEEEDDDDDDDAASCASSDLFELDNLSSIGIERYREELPVYETTRLTTNRIISR